The segment ACAGCGGGGATAGCACGGACGGTAGACGGCGGTGAGACTTGGACTGTCTATACCGATGACGACTTACAATTTCACACGCACTTCACCTTTGCGGACACGCTGAACGGTTGGGCAGTGGGAATCGCCGGCCAAATCGCTCACACCTCAGACGGTGGAATTACGTGGGCCGCGCAGACCAGCGGTGCGAATCAGTTCTTGAACGATCTCACATTCCTGAATCCGGATACGGGCTGGGTGGTCGGCGATTTCCAGACTATCCTGCGCACCACAAACGGTGGAGTGACCTGGCAACCTCAACATGACAGCGCCTCAGGTGCGCCATACGGGGTGGATTTTGTAGATGCCGGCACGGGATGGACAGCGGGCATGCATGGCGTCGTAATGCACACCACCAACAGCGGGGCAACGTGGGTGACTCAGTTGCAAGAGCCTCAATCCTACGCCATGTTCAGTGCGCTGTGCGCCGCGAGTAGCTCCAACGCGTGGGCCGTTGCTGGCGAAGGCAGCATCTGGCACACGAGCGATGGAGGGGCCTCATGGCAGACCCAGAGTAGTGGCACGACGGAGATTCTGATGGATGTCGCGTTCACCGACGCGAACACTGGGTGGGTTGTCGGGTGGAACGGCACACTTCTGCACACGACGGATGGCGGTGCGACATGGAGCACCCAAGACCCCGGCGTTACGGAAACGCTGCACGGGATCTCTTTCCCTGATGCGAACCACGGGTGGATTAGCGCGGGCCATTCGCTGCTACGATATTCCCCGCCGCTAACGACGCCGACCCCGACAATCCTAAGTCCGTCGAGCACGTACCTATCTCCTGCTTTTCCCAATCCCTTCAACCCTTCCACCACCCTGCGGTTTGGATTGCCGAGAGAATCTACCATATCGCTGGACGTGTTTGATCTGCTGGGCCGCAAGACCGCGTCACTTTACTCCGGAATGCTGTCGGCAGGCCAGCACGAAATGCTCTGGAATTGTCCGGCGTGTCCGTCAGGAATCTACTTGGCGCGGATGCAGGCGGGAGGACAGGTGCTGGAACAGAAATTGATGCTGCTCAAGTAACAGGGACAAGCATGAGAACATTAGGTCTCGCCGCGTTGGGGCTGCTGGTTATAGTTGCGGTGTGCGCGGCGCAGGGCTGGCAGTGGCAGAACCCACAGCCGCAGGCAAACGAACTGAAGGCGGTGGCCTTTTCCGGCGCAACGCACGGCTGGGCCGTGGGACTGCTGGGGACCATCGTCCACACCACGAACGCCGGAGTCTCGTGGACGTTGCAGTCCAGCGGAACGAACGACACGCTGAACGGCATCGCCTGCACCGATGCCCAGCACGCCTGGGTTGTGGGAAACCGCGGCTTGATTCTGCACACCACCAACGGCGGCGCAACGTGGCTGGTGCAGTCGTTCGGCGGGGATGATCTGTACGGTGTCTGCTTTACCGACGCAAACACCGGCTGGGCCGTGGGGGATGTTTCCCCCGGCGAGCAGGCAGGCATTCTGCACACGACCGACGGCGGCGAGCACTGGCTGCGACAAAGCGTGGCGGCGGGAAATCAGCTCCGCGCGGTGAGCTTTACGAACAGTACCAACGGCTGGGCGGTGGGCAGCCGCACGGATAACTCCACCGGAGCGATCCTGCACACGACCGATGGCGGCATGACCTGGACGTCGCCATCCAACGGATATCCTTCTGGTCTGCGCGGTGTGGCCTTCAGCGGACTTCTCTCGGGCTGGGTCGTCGGTGACGGCGGCACCATCCTTCACACCTCCGACGGCGGAGCATCATGGATGCCGCAAGACAGCCGGACCACCAACGATTTCTTCGGCGTGGCCTTCATAGACAGCACCACCGGCTGGGCGGTAGGTGGTTTGCGCGGAATACGCAGCACTGTCCACCGGACAACAAACGGCGGCGAACAATGGGTTCCGCAGAACAGCCAGGTGTTGTCCAATAGCCTTGCCGGTATCGTCATTACGGACCATTCAACGGGCTGGGCGGTGGGTGTCGGCGGGGTGATCGTACATACCACGGACGGCGGTGAGGTGTGGGCAAATCAGGTGCAGGGAACACCCGCGTGGTTTTCCAAAGTGGTCTTCGCCAGTCGAAACCTTGGCTGGGCCATCAGCTTTGGTGGGATCTATCGGACATCCGATGGCGGCGCCACATGGGCCAACCAGATCAGCGGCATCAGCACGTATCTCAGCGGGATCTGCTTTCTCGATGCCAGCACGGGCTGGGTGGTGGGAAATCAGGGCACGATTCTGCACACAAGCGACGGTGGAATAACATGGGTCCCGCAAAACAGTGGCACGGATCGCTGGGTCGAGGCCATTGCCTTTGCTGACCGAAATAACGGCTGGGCGGTCGGAAGCGGAATTCGACTGCGCACGACTGATGGCGGAGACCATTGGACCGAACAGACCTCTGTGGTGTTCGCGCCCGCCAACCAGATGATCTTCTCGGATGCTCAAACGGGATGGATCACTTCAGGCGTCAGTATCTATCGCACTGTCGACGGCGGAATGACTTGGACGTGCCACTATGATTATGGTTGGTATGAAGCTCAGGATATCACGTTCACCGATTCCCAAACGGGATGGGCCGTAGGCGGCAACGGTCGGATTTTGCACACGAGCGACCGGGGCGAAACGTGGCACGTGCAGGTCAGCGGTGTCACAGCCGCTCTCAATGCCGTGGCGTTCGTCGATTCCACCACCGGCTGGGCGGCGGGCGCTCACGGGACGTTGTTGTGCACCACAGATGGCGGCGAGTCCTGGGTTCGGCAAAACAGCGGAACAGCCAATAACATCACCGGGCTGGCTGCGAGTGTCGGAGAATGCTGGGCCGTGGGAGACTATGGCACGATTCTGCATTTTGCCGCGCCGTCTTCGGCCTCCGGTGCGCGGACCAGCCGGATTCCAGACGGAATCTACCTTTCCCCCGCGTACCCCAATCCCTTCAACCCTTCCACGACGCTCAGATTTGGTACTCCGCGAGCTTCACAGGTGACCCTCGATGTCTTTGACCTTCTGGGCCGCAGGACCGCGACGCTCTACTCCGGTCTGCTACCCGCAGGCGAACATGAAGTGGTGTGGGCTTGTCCGGCATGTCCATCAGGAATGTACGTTGCAAGGATGAAGGCCGGAGACTGGGTGCTGGAACGGAAGATGCTGCTCCTGAAGTAGACGGAGCGGACTTCCGTCTGGCACTAC is part of the bacterium genome and harbors:
- a CDS encoding YCF48-related protein, encoding MGKRAAVIAWIATIWAVSAGVAQTWEQRTIGNVTSYGEICFVDSLHGWALVNAGTAGIARTVDGGETWTVYTDDDLQFHTHFTFADTLNGWAVGIAGQIAHTSDGGITWAAQTSGANQFLNDLTFLNPDTGWVVGDFQTILRTTNGGVTWQPQHDSASGAPYGVDFVDAGTGWTAGMHGVVMHTTNSGATWVTQLQEPQSYAMFSALCAASSSNAWAVAGEGSIWHTSDGGASWQTQSSGTTEILMDVAFTDANTGWVVGWNGTLLHTTDGGATWSTQDPGVTETLHGISFPDANHGWISAGHSLLRYSPPLTTPTPTILSPSSTYLSPAFPNPFNPSTTLRFGLPRESTISLDVFDLLGRKTASLYSGMLSAGQHEMLWNCPACPSGIYLARMQAGGQVLEQKLMLLK
- a CDS encoding YCF48-related protein, whose translation is MRTLGLAALGLLVIVAVCAAQGWQWQNPQPQANELKAVAFSGATHGWAVGLLGTIVHTTNAGVSWTLQSSGTNDTLNGIACTDAQHAWVVGNRGLILHTTNGGATWLVQSFGGDDLYGVCFTDANTGWAVGDVSPGEQAGILHTTDGGEHWLRQSVAAGNQLRAVSFTNSTNGWAVGSRTDNSTGAILHTTDGGMTWTSPSNGYPSGLRGVAFSGLLSGWVVGDGGTILHTSDGGASWMPQDSRTTNDFFGVAFIDSTTGWAVGGLRGIRSTVHRTTNGGEQWVPQNSQVLSNSLAGIVITDHSTGWAVGVGGVIVHTTDGGEVWANQVQGTPAWFSKVVFASRNLGWAISFGGIYRTSDGGATWANQISGISTYLSGICFLDASTGWVVGNQGTILHTSDGGITWVPQNSGTDRWVEAIAFADRNNGWAVGSGIRLRTTDGGDHWTEQTSVVFAPANQMIFSDAQTGWITSGVSIYRTVDGGMTWTCHYDYGWYEAQDITFTDSQTGWAVGGNGRILHTSDRGETWHVQVSGVTAALNAVAFVDSTTGWAAGAHGTLLCTTDGGESWVRQNSGTANNITGLAASVGECWAVGDYGTILHFAAPSSASGARTSRIPDGIYLSPAYPNPFNPSTTLRFGTPRASQVTLDVFDLLGRRTATLYSGLLPAGEHEVVWACPACPSGMYVARMKAGDWVLERKMLLLK